The following are from one region of the candidate division KSB1 bacterium genome:
- a CDS encoding flagellar protein FliS codes for MAIQNLSYNSSKNPYLLQQVNSAGPEKLISLLYDIGSKSCRAKDRQKAAKVLVELIAALNFEYKEIATGFFDLYRYALDEVNKGGFENALRVFEELNDVWKSAVMKNPSNMN; via the coding sequence ATGGCAATTCAAAATTTAAGTTATAACTCTTCAAAAAACCCGTACTTGCTTCAACAAGTAAATTCAGCCGGTCCGGAAAAACTCATATCGCTGCTTTATGATATTGGCTCAAAAAGCTGCCGCGCGAAAGACCGCCAAAAGGCAGCCAAAGTTTTAGTTGAGTTGATCGCAGCGTTAAATTTTGAATACAAGGAAATCGCTACCGGATTTTTTGACTTGTACCGCTATGCCTTGGATGAAGTTAATAAAGGCGGATTTGAAAACGCATTAAGGGTGTTTGAAGAGCTTAACGATGTTTGGAAGTCCGCAGTCATGAAAAACCCTTCAAATATGAATTAA
- a CDS encoding flagellar protein FliS: MNYKIVNTLTTPENIMTDNPEMLILKLYDLGIQKCLQKDRGGVQKVLKELIRSLNFEYKDMAGSFFELYDYAMRSADAENFDEAANILEGLRSAWEKLVAKDGISVPALTYEG, from the coding sequence ATGAATTATAAAATAGTGAACACGCTCACTACACCTGAGAATATTATGACTGACAACCCTGAAATGCTTATTTTAAAACTGTACGATTTGGGCATTCAAAAATGTCTCCAAAAGGACAGGGGTGGTGTGCAAAAAGTTCTGAAAGAACTCATTCGGTCTCTGAATTTTGAGTATAAAGATATGGCCGGATCTTTTTTTGAACTTTATGACTATGCGATGCGGTCCGCTGACGCGGAAAATTTTGATGAAGCCGCTAACATTTTAGAAGGCTTACGTTCTGCATGGGAAAAACTTGTTGCTAAGGACGGGATTTCAGTACCTGCTTTAACTTACGAGGGTTAG